The following coding sequences lie in one Cyanobacteriota bacterium genomic window:
- a CDS encoding molybdopterin synthase sulfur carrier subunit — protein sequence MAVKVLIPSPLQKLTNNQPTLDCEASTIDELLASLEQS from the coding sequence ATGGCTGTTAAAGTTCTAATTCCATCTCCGTTGCAAAAACTGACCAACAATCAACCCACCCTTGATTGCGAGGCAAGTACGATCGACGAACTATTAGCCTCCCTGGAGCAGTC